The sequence TtcgacaatctagaagaaatggacaaatttctagaagcatataaccttccaagactgatccaggaagagagaaaatctgaacagaccattactagcaatgaaattgaagcagtaatcaaaacactCCCAACATATAAAGTTCaggaaccagatggctttacagatgaatgctaccaaacacttaaagaagaattaatacctatccttcttaAACTACTTCAAAacattgaagaggaaggaatacttCCAAACTTATTCtacaacattaccctgatatcaaaaccacaCAAATacattacaacaaaagaaaatcacaagtCAATATCcttgataaacatagatgcaaaaattctcaacaaaatattagcaaaccaaattcaacaatactttaaaaagattatacaccatgatcaaatgtgATTTATCCCAGGGATGCAAGAATGGTACAACGTCCATAATCaatcaatgtgacacaccacgttaacaaaatgaaggataaaaatcatatgatcatctcaatagatgcacaaaaagcatctgacaaaattcaacatctctttatgataaaaactgtcaacACGTGGGTATAGAAGGAgcatacctcaatataataaaggcaaacatgacaaacccacagctaatattgcactcaacagtgaaaaacaaagtgtttcctctaaggtcaggaacaagacaagggtgcccgCTTTCATCACTTCCATTCGTAGTATTGAAGTCCTCGCCACGGTaatcagacaagagaaataaataaaaggcatccaaattagaaaggaaaaagtaaaactgttactattttcagatgacatgatactatatataaaaaaccctaggcggccggatagctcagttggttagatcgcagctctgaataacagggttgccggttcgattcccacatgggatggtaggctgtgccccctacaactaaagattgaaaacggcaactggacttagagctgagctgcaccctccacaactagattgaaggacaacaacttggagctgatgggccctggagaaatacacttgttccccaatattccccaataaaatttattaaaacaaaaaacaaaaaaacctaaagactccaccaaagaactattagaactaataaattcagaaaaatcgcatggtacaaaatcaatatacagaaatctgtgtttctatacaccaataacaaatgatcagaaagagaaattaataaaacaatcctatttacaacttcatcaaaaagaataaaataccttggaataaatttaaccaaagagattaaagacctgtactctgaaaagatactaaagaaactgaagacgATACAAATAATAGAaaggatataccatgctcatggattgaaaggattaatattgttaaaatgtccttatacctaaaacaatatacagattcaaaGCACTACCTGTTAAAATATCAATGGCACTCTTCTCAAAACtagaacaactaatcctaaaatttatgtggaactacaaaagaccccaaatatccacataaaccttgagaaagaacaaagtgggagatatcatgctccctgatttcaaacaaagctacaataatcaaaacagtatggtactggcataaaagcatGTATGTGGATGAAAGGAATAAagcagagagcccagaaataaatcctcatttatatggtcaattaatctatgacaaatgaAGCAAGGATATACAATtgagtaaagacagtctcttcaataagtggtgctgggaatattggacaaatacatgcaaaaaagtgaaactggatcactttttttttaaagattttattggggaaggggaacaggacttttattggggaacagtgtgtacttccaggactttttccaagtcaagttgttgtcctttcaatcttagttgtgagggtgccgttcagctccgggtccagtagccgtgttcaatcttaattgcaggggcgcagcccaccatcccttgcaggagtagaggagtcgaactggcaaccttgtggttgaaccatgtgggaatcgaaccggcagcttttcggcattaggagcacggagctccaaccgcctgcgCCACCGGGCAGGCCCCCTGGATCATTTTCTTACACGTTATGCAaggataaactcaaaatggattaaagacttaaatgtaagacatgaaaccataaaactcctagaagaaaacataggcagtaaaacCTTTGACATCCATCTTAGCAGTATTTTTCGGATATATCTCCTTGAGCAagggcaacaacaacaaaaaatataaacaaatgggactacatcaaactgaaaagtttttgcacagtgaggGGAacgatcaacaaaatgaaaagacaacctactgaacaGGAGAATATAGTCGCCAGTGATACGTTCAATAAGccggtaatatccaaaatatataaggaactcatacaacttaacaccaaaaaaacaaacgatccaagtgaaaaatgtgcagaagacctgaatagacatttcttcaaagaggacatacagatggccaacagatatatgaaaagatgctcaacgtcaataatcatcagagaatttaaaatcaaaaccacaatgagatagcacctcactcctgtcagaatggctgtcatcaataaatcaacaaataacatgtgctagtgaggaaatggagaaaagagaaccctcaaACACTctttggtgggattataaattggtgcagccactatagaaaacagtatggatattcctcaaaaattaaaaatagaactacctatgacccagcaattccacgtgTGTATTTATCACAAGAagacaaaaacactaattcaaaaaagataaatgcacccctatgttcactgtagcatttcTTACAAcagcaagatatggaagcaacccaggtgtccatcaatggtTGAATGGGTAAAGAATGggatatatagtggaatattactcatcaatgaaaaagaatgaaatcttgacatttgtgacaacacaaatggacctagagggtattatgctaagtgaaataagtcggacaggaaaagacaaataccgtatgatctcacttatatgtggaatctacgaaaacaaaacaaaacagaaaaagatccaTCAGTATGGACAACCATCTGATGGTTGCAAAAGGGGGCGatgggtaaaaagaaaatatcctcaacacaagaaaaaaaagaaaatagtgtcactatagtcaagctgctaaattactaaaaagtcaagtagactgagaaacaaggcaATGCATATATTCTTGTTTTAACTATCATGGGAACTTGACCGTTTGAACTTTCCAGTCTTCTGTCACTGCCTGGATATATACATCAGTTCACTGTGTGTCAATACGTGGATATACACCAGACCTCCAGAAAACCCCCTTAATACCCCCCTGAAGGCAGTATGCAGGCCACCTGATGTCCATCATCCAGACCATCTGACATCTGACTGATAACCCTCCGAGACCCTCCAGGTGAAGAATGCAGAACTGATTACTCTCAGGAACGTGCTTTTCACCATAAGAATTcaacttttctttcctgtttagaACACTTCTGGGTTTCTGCCTCGCTatgtttccagtttgcaaactctaagacccttgaataaatctttactAGTCATTTCTACCTAAAGCCTCCAGACTGCCTTTGAGTTCGCAGGGCAACACCAAGAACCTAGCGAAGATACTGGGCCTCTACTCCAGACACCAAGTCGTTGCCTCTTCAGGATTCCACTGGCCATTGCCTGACCAGCTTCACATCAGCAGGTCTTTACTTCTGACCCCAGGGTTCTCCTTAGCCAGACACCAGGCCTTTATCCCAGAAACTATGACGCTGAGGACCAGATCTAGGCTGTCACCCAAGACACCAAGCCTTTACCACAGAAACCCAGAGCCCTGGCCTGGTCACCATGCTTTTACTTCTGACACCAGGCCTCTCAATTATTCAGTTATTCGAATTTCCCTCCTCTCCCGCTCCCATTTCCGCCCCTGGCCCGGGACGCCAGAGCTTTAACCTCGACAGCAGTTCTTTGCTCAGGCCCCCGGGCTCCGGCACCAGACCTTTACTCCTGGCCAGCCTGACCGGGACATCACCATACGGCCTCTGGCCCATTACGGTCCTCCCGCCCTTGGCCTAGATCCCCGGGGGGCCAGGCCCTGACCGCCTGCGGCATCCAAGCCCCTATGTCCCCACACAGGCCACCCCTTGCCCCGCAACAAACTCACGAACACAGGGTCCGGCCGCTCGGGCCGCGAGAGCCGAGCCATCACCACCATTTTGCTGGCTCTCCAGCGACAGGAAGGAGTCGCGTTAGAATGACGTCTTGCTCTGCAGGCCAACCCCGCCCTCCCCCTCCAGCTTCACTTTCTATTGGCTGACCCCATCCCGAGACTGCTACACAAGTTGTTGACTTTCACTTAGACGTCGCTAGCGACCAGAAGCAGAGAGTAGGAGCCCGGAGATGACGTCATCCGGGGCTCGTCGGCCAATCAGCTTCAGTGGTGGGTCCCGCGAATTCCCAATGAGCTGCTGCTGTTTTGCTGGAGGGGGGTGGCTTTGGGCGGAAGCTGCTTTGTAGCCTCGGAGAAGCGAAATGGGGGTGAAGCTGGAGGTGTTTCGGGTCAGTGGGCACTCGAGCGGGTGGGCGGGGGCGTTTTCCTGGATCTGAGAAGGAGGCTGTAAAAAAAGGGGATTCCAAGAGAGGGCGCTCTGGGGAGAAAGATGCTGAGATTTGAGAAGGCCCTTCAGGGTTGGAAACCCAGAGAAGGGGACGCCCGGTTCGGGGGGCTCCGGGAAGGCTGGTGTGAGGAAGGGCCTCTAAAAGGGGTGATCGGGGGTGGGGGCTCTAAGACGGAAGGCTCCAGACTCTGGGGGAGTTCTTGGGCTcaggatgggtgtgtgtgtgtatccgaTAGGGAGACTCCTAGACTAGGGGAGTAGATTCTGAAGAATGAGGGGTTTGGAGTGCTCCTGGGAACTGACCTGGGGAAGCTGGGTAACGAAGTCTCAAAGAGATGCCTATGCTTGTGGTAGGAGCTCCTGTACTCCTGGGGCCAGGAGTGTGTGTCTTTTTTTGAGAGGGAGTCTCCCTTACTTGGAGGCAGCTTTCAAAAATAAGGGCTCTTGTATTATGGGGTCTAGACTCCCATAATCCCAGGCTGCTTGGGGGGCCCTGAAGAAATGCCTCTGGGTTCTGCCAGAGGATGGTCCTCCAGGCTCTGAGCAACCTCAGCACTTCGGAGGAAGGTGATTACCGCTGGCTCTGCTCTCCCATCTCCCCACCTTCCAGATGACACTCTACCTCACCTTCCCTGTGGCTATGTTCTGGATTGCCAATCAGGCCGAGTGGTTTGAGGACACCGTCATACAGCGCAAGGTGGGTGCAGGGAGAGTGTTCAAGGGTTCattgcagggggtgggggagggtatgGGGCACTAACCTGCTAGGAACAAATGTCTGCCTCCTATGAGCTGAACTGCCTTGGGTGTGGGGCTCTGGAGGCTCTTGGCTCATCCATGACTTTGTCCCCACAGAGGGAGCTGTGGCCACCTGAGAAGGAGGACCAGGTAAGTGACATACTCCTCCTCCCACCAGAGGGATGGAAGGGCCTGGGTCCCTTTGGCCTTGATGGATTCAAATGAAAATGTTACCCTGGGTCATAAGAAGGGAACTGAGAGCGGAGGAGCACATGGTTTCCTTATTGTCCTCTCCCTGAAGGATGAAGCTGATCCCACTTGGGCCCTTCTTGTAATTGGCACAGGGCTTCCAGTGTAGACACTGAACGCTGAAGCTGTGGCCTGGGGAGTAGGGGGCAGAGTGGTGGGGGAAAGGACCAGGCCCTGAGGTATGtgcccccctccttccttcccatcccaCCTCTTCCTCACTCTCAGCGCCAAGAGCTAGAAGAATTTAAAGAGAGGATACGGAAGCAGCGGGAGGAGAAACTCCTTCGCAGTGCCCAGCAAAGCTCCTGAAGCCTCCAAGTCCCAGGCCCTCCATCCATAAAATAACACACAGTCAGTTCTTTGTTGCTCGTGAAAGTGTTTTTATTGTCTGCTTTCAGGGGGCCCGAGTGGGGCCCAGGACAGCTCAGGCCCTCAGGGGGCTTGTGTCTGGGGTTGGGGGCTGCTGTTCCGACGGAAGCTGAGAGCAGTCGGGTCctgaggggtgaggaggggttgggggctgAGGGTCCCGGCTCGTTTCTGCATTCCATCCTGTGGATGAAGAGAGGTCAGCCAGAGGGAGGGACCAAGGGCAGGAGGGAACTGAGAGCGGAGGAGCACAATTACACTGGAAGCCCTGTGTCAATTCCACCTCCGGGCCGGAGGTGACACAAACAGTGGAGGGAGGGTGCAGTTTGGAACCAGTGTCCCAGCTCCCACCATCTGCCCCCACCATCTCCAAGCTTCTACATAC comes from Rhinolophus ferrumequinum isolate MPI-CBG mRhiFer1 chromosome 18, mRhiFer1_v1.p, whole genome shotgun sequence and encodes:
- the LOC117037803 gene encoding protein PET100 homolog, mitochondrial, which codes for MGVKLEVFRMTLYLTFPVAMFWIANQAEWFEDTVIQRKRELWPPEKEDQRQELEEFKERIRKQREEKLLRSAQQSS